In Pedobacter sp. WC2423, the following are encoded in one genomic region:
- the rfaE2 gene encoding D-glycero-beta-D-manno-heptose 1-phosphate adenylyltransferase, which produces MSINHSLSPKIVSLTELNPLVNYWKGEGKKVVFTNGCFDLLHAGHITYLTEAASLGDILIIGLNSDDSVQRLKGPSRPVNNEITRSVILGSMSFIDAVVFFNEDTPLELIKKVLPDVLVKGGDYKIEEIAGAKEVIENGGKVQVLSFLPGYSSTAIIEKIKNS; this is translated from the coding sequence ATGAGTATCAATCATTCCTTAAGCCCAAAAATTGTTTCTTTAACTGAACTCAATCCACTGGTGAATTACTGGAAAGGAGAAGGCAAGAAAGTTGTATTTACGAACGGCTGTTTTGATTTATTACACGCCGGACACATCACTTACTTAACTGAAGCAGCAAGCTTAGGGGATATTCTGATTATTGGTTTGAACAGCGATGATTCTGTACAAAGATTAAAAGGCCCGTCAAGACCAGTCAATAATGAAATCACCAGATCTGTCATTTTGGGTTCGATGTCTTTTATTGATGCAGTGGTCTTTTTTAATGAAGATACCCCATTGGAACTCATAAAAAAAGTCCTGCCAGATGTACTGGTTAAAGGAGGCGATTATAAAATAGAAGAAATTGCGGGCGCTAAAGAAGTGATTGAAAATGGCGGCAAAGTACAGGTATTAAGCTTTTTACCAGGATACTCTTCTACCGCAATCATTGAAAAAATAAAAAACTCTTAA
- the gmhA gene encoding D-sedoheptulose 7-phosphate isomerase encodes MILEELNHHKNTIDQVIAKLVPGIENGCKLVTDTVLAGGKVLLAGNGGSAADAQHIAAELTGRYVKDRKALPAIALTVDTSALTAISNDYGFERVFARQVEAFARPGDLFIAISTSGNSPNIIQALHTAREMGCKILGLSGRDGGQMNNLCDLNIIIPDDVTARIQEMHILIGHIFCKAVDNLY; translated from the coding sequence ATGATATTAGAAGAACTTAATCATCATAAAAATACAATTGACCAGGTTATTGCCAAACTGGTTCCTGGAATCGAAAACGGCTGTAAACTAGTTACAGACACCGTTCTCGCCGGAGGAAAAGTACTCCTGGCAGGTAATGGTGGCAGCGCCGCTGATGCCCAGCATATAGCCGCTGAATTAACCGGAAGATACGTTAAAGACCGTAAAGCCTTACCAGCAATAGCTTTGACTGTAGATACCTCTGCTTTAACAGCGATCAGTAATGATTACGGTTTTGAAAGGGTATTTGCCAGACAAGTAGAGGCTTTTGCCCGTCCTGGCGATCTGTTTATAGCCATATCGACCAGTGGTAATAGCCCTAATATTATCCAGGCCTTACATACAGCCAGAGAAATGGGGTGTAAAATACTAGGTTTATCAGGAAGAGACGGCGGCCAGATGAATAATTTATGCGATTTAAACATTATTATACCTGATGATGTTACAGCACGTATACAAGAGATGCATATCCTGATCGGACATATCTTTTGTAAAGCAGTAGATAACTTATATTAA
- a CDS encoding helix-hairpin-helix domain-containing protein yields MENKTIARSLRLLSQLMELHKENPFKIKSIANAAFKVDKLPYAISSKTVEEIEKIDGFGKSTAAKVAELLQTGTMTELQHILAETPEGIVEMLGIKGIGPKKIVVIWKDLGIENIGELYYACNENRLIEAKGFGLKTQEEIKKVIEFKMAAQGKFLYAQAETLVSTLSAELEIWLNKLSKNTLFSVAGEYRRYLEIINELDFVIGAEDPAAVVASLPLLKDLIFEQQTENQYTAMSTFGLKIQLHIYPKAAYELNLFKLTGNEAHVTEVLALAGDGPFADEEAIYSKAGLAFVTPELREGLDEIALAKANKLPELITYNDLKGSLHNHSTWSDGVHTLEQMAVYCKETLHLEYLGMCDHSKSAFYANGLNEQRIFAQHKEIDALNEKLAPFRIFKGIESDILNDGSLDYNDDVLKTFDFVVASVHSNLRMDEEKATARLIKAVENPYTTILGHPTGRLLLSRKGYPIDYAKIIDACAANNVVIEINANPLRLDLDWRWHRYALEKGVLLSVNPDAHRMEGFRDMHYGVYIGRKGGLQAKQCLNAFTLAEITTFFNSVKPGI; encoded by the coding sequence ATGGAAAACAAAACCATAGCCCGTAGTCTCAGACTCCTTTCACAATTGATGGAGCTTCACAAGGAGAACCCTTTCAAAATTAAATCTATAGCAAATGCTGCATTTAAAGTAGACAAGCTACCTTATGCAATCAGCAGTAAAACCGTCGAAGAAATCGAAAAAATCGATGGATTTGGTAAAAGTACTGCCGCTAAAGTTGCAGAATTGCTTCAGACCGGAACAATGACAGAACTGCAGCATATTCTTGCAGAAACACCAGAAGGAATTGTTGAAATGCTTGGCATCAAAGGTATTGGTCCAAAAAAGATTGTGGTGATCTGGAAAGACCTCGGCATTGAGAACATCGGAGAACTTTATTATGCCTGTAACGAAAACCGCCTGATAGAGGCCAAAGGTTTTGGATTAAAAACACAGGAAGAAATCAAAAAAGTCATTGAGTTTAAGATGGCTGCCCAGGGTAAATTCCTGTATGCGCAAGCAGAAACACTGGTCAGTACTTTGTCGGCAGAACTGGAAATCTGGTTAAATAAGCTCAGTAAAAATACTTTATTCAGCGTTGCCGGAGAATACCGCAGATACCTCGAAATTATCAATGAACTTGATTTTGTGATCGGTGCAGAAGATCCGGCAGCTGTTGTAGCCAGTCTTCCGCTACTGAAAGACCTCATTTTCGAACAACAGACAGAAAATCAATATACAGCGATGAGCACTTTCGGCTTAAAAATACAGTTACACATTTACCCGAAAGCAGCTTATGAGCTGAATCTCTTTAAACTAACCGGTAATGAAGCTCATGTAACGGAAGTTTTAGCCTTAGCTGGCGATGGTCCTTTTGCAGATGAAGAGGCTATTTACAGCAAAGCCGGACTCGCTTTCGTGACTCCGGAACTCAGAGAAGGACTGGACGAAATTGCGCTTGCAAAAGCAAACAAACTTCCAGAACTGATCACTTACAATGACCTTAAAGGAAGTCTTCATAACCACTCTACCTGGAGTGACGGCGTACATACCTTAGAACAAATGGCTGTTTACTGTAAAGAAACCCTTCATCTGGAGTATCTTGGTATGTGTGATCACTCTAAATCTGCATTTTACGCCAATGGGCTAAATGAGCAGCGTATCTTCGCCCAGCATAAAGAAATTGACGCCCTCAATGAAAAGCTGGCACCTTTCAGAATATTTAAAGGAATTGAAAGTGATATTCTGAATGACGGCTCCCTGGATTACAATGATGATGTGCTCAAAACATTTGATTTTGTTGTGGCCTCAGTCCATAGCAATTTAAGAATGGATGAAGAAAAGGCAACAGCAAGACTGATTAAAGCAGTGGAAAACCCTTACACAACAATTTTGGGCCATCCAACCGGACGCCTATTACTCAGCCGTAAAGGTTACCCTATAGATTATGCTAAAATCATCGATGCCTGTGCAGCCAATAATGTAGTCATTGAAATTAATGCTAATCCACTGCGTTTAGATCTGGACTGGAGATGGCATCGTTATGCACTGGAAAAAGGGGTATTGCTTTCGGTTAATCCTGATGCCCACCGTATGGAAGGCTTCAGAGATATGCACTACGGTGTATACATCGGAAGAAAAGGAGGCTTGCAAGCAAAACAGTGTTTGAACGCATTCACTTTAGCTGAAATTACGACTTTTTTTAACAGCGTAAAACCCGGGATTTAA
- the rfaE1 gene encoding D-glycero-beta-D-manno-heptose-7-phosphate kinase: protein MLAEKLYHAHHQSQKPRILVIGDLMLDHYIIGSASRLSPEAPVPIVNVKKENKIIGGAANVASNLIDLGAQVSLAGIIGDDSFGEEIKAILQTKNIDTQLILTDRSRPTTVKTRVIASTHQIVRIDHEETHDISAVLEENFLKAVYAHIEASDIIILSDYNKGLLTKTLCLTLIDYCNQHQKRILVDPKGLDYTKYKGAFMIKPNRKELAEAAKTEKIHSPEELVKAAEVIFNTTHAAYLIVTLSEGGIAIITPDSHQILPVMATEVYDVTGAGDTVIATLAYCLTLGLTVEEACQISNYAASIVIKHIGSATTTVDEILAAIKTTN, encoded by the coding sequence ATGCTTGCAGAAAAGTTATATCATGCACACCATCAGAGTCAAAAACCCAGGATCCTTGTGATAGGTGACCTGATGCTTGACCATTATATCATTGGCAGTGCGTCCAGGCTTTCACCAGAAGCACCTGTACCTATTGTAAATGTCAAAAAAGAAAATAAAATAATTGGTGGTGCAGCTAACGTTGCCAGTAACCTGATCGATCTGGGTGCCCAGGTATCCCTTGCCGGTATTATTGGCGATGATAGTTTTGGAGAAGAAATTAAAGCGATACTGCAAACTAAAAATATTGACACACAGCTGATCTTAACTGATCGTTCACGTCCGACAACTGTAAAAACACGGGTAATTGCCTCTACCCATCAGATTGTAAGGATAGATCATGAGGAAACACATGATATTTCAGCTGTGCTGGAAGAAAATTTCCTGAAAGCGGTTTATGCCCATATCGAAGCCAGTGATATCATTATCCTTTCTGATTACAATAAAGGCCTGCTCACTAAAACTTTATGTCTCACACTGATCGATTACTGTAACCAGCATCAAAAACGAATCCTCGTTGACCCTAAAGGACTTGATTACACCAAATATAAAGGTGCGTTTATGATTAAGCCAAACCGTAAAGAACTTGCGGAGGCAGCAAAAACGGAGAAAATACATAGTCCTGAAGAGCTGGTTAAAGCTGCTGAAGTTATTTTTAACACCACTCATGCAGCCTATTTAATTGTAACGCTTTCTGAAGGAGGAATAGCTATTATTACCCCGGACAGCCATCAGATCCTGCCAGTCATGGCTACCGAAGTTTATGATGTTACCGGTGCAGGTGATACTGTAATTGCGACACTCGCTTATTGCTTAACTTTGGGCCTGACTGTAGAAGAAGCTTGTCAGATTTCAAACTATGCAGCTTCCATTGTGATTAAACACATTGGCAGTGCCACTACAACGGTTGATGAAATTTTAGCCGCTATCAAAACAACAAACTAA